In Tursiops truncatus isolate mTurTru1 chromosome 19, mTurTru1.mat.Y, whole genome shotgun sequence, a genomic segment contains:
- the IL17C gene encoding interleukin-17C isoform X1, whose protein sequence is MVSRSSPRPPAWTVPPGLPPDTQAEDVAAGSRKPPKSGGKREPGAQNPPGLRFPTCRGRLRPPARFPQGAEPAAGRAGPLPGAPLTPHRLVHQPLRVLLLLLWPPTSLALHSPPLRPGARTHTAGTPRCYSAAELPLGHTPPHLLARAAKWEQALPVALASSLEAAGHRGRHAGSPARNQCPVLQPEEVLEADVHQRSISPWRYRVDTDESRYPQKLAFAECLCRGCISAKTGRETAALNSVPLVQSLLVLRRRPCSRDAAGVPTPGAFTFHTEFIRVPVGCTCVLPRSAR, encoded by the exons ATGGTGAGCCGCTCCTCTCCCCGCCCTCCAGCCTGGACGGTGCCGCCCGGCCTGCCGCCCGACACCCAGGCTGAGGACGTGGCGGCAGGGTCCAGGAAGCCGCCCAAATCTGGGGGCAAAAGGGAGCCAGGAGCCCAGAACCCCCCGGGCCTCCGTTTCCCGACCTGTAGAGGGAGGCTACGTCCCCCTGCCCGCTTTCCACAGGGAGCAGAGCCCGCGGCGGGCAGGGCGGGGCCCCTCCCCGGGGCGCCGCTGACCCCCCACCGCCTGGTCCACCAGCCGCTCCGTGTCCTCCTGCTCCTGCTCTGGCCGCCCACCAGCCTGGCTCTCCACAGCCCCCCACTCCGGCCAGGGGCCCGCACCCACACAGCCGGGACCCCGCGCTGCTACTCGGCGGCGGAGCTGCCCCTGggccacacccctccccacctgctgGCTCGAGCGGCCAAGTGGGAGCAGGCGTTGCCGGTGGCGCTGGCGTCCAGCTTGGAGGCGGCGGGCCACAGGGGCCGGCACGCGGGATCGCCGGCCAGGAACCAGTGCCCCGTGCTGCAGCCCGAGGAGGTGCTGGAAGCTGACGTCCACCAGCGCTCCATCTCGCCCTGGAGATACCG CGTGGACACGGACGAGAGCCGCTACCCCCAGAAGCTGGCCTTCGCCGAGTGCCTGTGCCGGGGCTGCATCAGCGCCAAGACAGGCCGCGAGACGGCTGCGCTCAACTCGGTGCCGCTGGTCCAGAGCCTCCTGGTGCTGCGCCGTCGGCCCTGCTCCCGGGATGCGGCGGGGGTGCCCACGCCCGGGGCCTTCACCTTCCACACCGAGTTCATCCGAGTGCCCGTGGGCTGCACCTGTGTCCTGCCCAGGTCGGCCCGGTGA
- the IL17C gene encoding interleukin-17C isoform X2, producing MPLRVLLLLLWPPTSLALHSPPLRPGARTHTAGTPRCYSAAELPLGHTPPHLLARAAKWEQALPVALASSLEAAGHRGRHAGSPARNQCPVLQPEEVLEADVHQRSISPWRYRVDTDESRYPQKLAFAECLCRGCISAKTGRETAALNSVPLVQSLLVLRRRPCSRDAAGVPTPGAFTFHTEFIRVPVGCTCVLPRSAR from the exons ATG CCGCTCCGTGTCCTCCTGCTCCTGCTCTGGCCGCCCACCAGCCTGGCTCTCCACAGCCCCCCACTCCGGCCAGGGGCCCGCACCCACACAGCCGGGACCCCGCGCTGCTACTCGGCGGCGGAGCTGCCCCTGggccacacccctccccacctgctgGCTCGAGCGGCCAAGTGGGAGCAGGCGTTGCCGGTGGCGCTGGCGTCCAGCTTGGAGGCGGCGGGCCACAGGGGCCGGCACGCGGGATCGCCGGCCAGGAACCAGTGCCCCGTGCTGCAGCCCGAGGAGGTGCTGGAAGCTGACGTCCACCAGCGCTCCATCTCGCCCTGGAGATACCG CGTGGACACGGACGAGAGCCGCTACCCCCAGAAGCTGGCCTTCGCCGAGTGCCTGTGCCGGGGCTGCATCAGCGCCAAGACAGGCCGCGAGACGGCTGCGCTCAACTCGGTGCCGCTGGTCCAGAGCCTCCTGGTGCTGCGCCGTCGGCCCTGCTCCCGGGATGCGGCGGGGGTGCCCACGCCCGGGGCCTTCACCTTCCACACCGAGTTCATCCGAGTGCCCGTGGGCTGCACCTGTGTCCTGCCCAGGTCGGCCCGGTGA